In the Solanum pennellii chromosome 5, SPENNV200 genome, one interval contains:
- the LOC107020911 gene encoding dnaJ homolog subfamily B member 1-like, whose amino-acid sequence MGVDYYNLLKVSRNASEEDLKRSYKRLAMKWHPDKNSQNNKEAEAKFKQISEAYDVLSDPQKRQIYDLYGDDALKSGQFASASPTSAGSGTGNGRGFRFNTRDAEDIFAEFFGGSEGLSSGSGAGVGRKAAPVENKLPCSLEELYKGSRRKMKISRILLDDSGKPTTVEEVLAIHIKPGWKKGTKITFPEKGDYEYGAAPGDLIFVIDEKPHAVFKRDGNDLVTNQKISLLDALTGKTISLTTLDGRELTIPIKEIVKPGQELIIQNEGMPISKERGKKGNLKIKFDIKFPSRLNADQKSDLRRVLCRSID is encoded by the exons ATGGGAGTTGATTACTATAACTTACTGAAAGTATCTAGGAATGCGAGTGAAGAAGATTTAAAGAGATCGTACAAGCGATTAGCGATGAAATGGCATCCAGATAAGAATAGTCAGAACAATAAGGAAGCAGAAGCGAAATTCAAGCAGATTTCTGAGGCGTATGATGTGCTTAGTGATCCTCAGAAGCGTCAGATCTATGATTTGTACGGTGACGATGCGTTGAAGTCTGGTCAATTTGCTTCGGCATCGCCGACTAGTGCTGGTAGTGGTACTGGTAATGGTAGAGGGTTTAGATTCAATACGCGTGATGCGGAGGATATTTTTGCTGAGTTTTTTGGTGGATCGGAGGGGCTTAGTAGTGGTTCTGGTGCCGGAGTTGGTCGGAAAGCAGCGCCGGTGGAGAATAAACTTCCGTGTAGCTTGGAAGAGCTTTACAAAGGATCTAGAAGGAAAATGAAGATCTCAAGGATTCTTCTGGATGATTCTGG TAAGCCAACAACTGTTGAAGAGGTCTTAGCAATACACATCAAACCAGGTTGGAAGAAAGgcacaaaaataacttttccaGAGAAAGGGGACTATGAATATGGAGCTGCCCCGGGTGATCTTATTTTTGTGATAGATGAAAAGCCACATGCTGTCTTCAAGAGGGATGGAAATGATCTAGTCACGAATCAGAAAATATCGTTACTGGATGCTCTCACTGGAAAAACTATCAGCTTGACTACTTTGGACGGAAGGGAACTCACAATACCAATCAAAGAGATCGTCAAACCAGGACAGGAGCTGATAATCCAAAATGAGGGAATGCCAATATCAAAGGAACGTGGCAAAAAAGGGAATTTGAAGATCAAGTTTGACATTAAATTTCCATCAAGGCTAAATGCAGATCAGAAATCTGATCTCAGAAGGGTGCTATGCAGGAGTATTGACTAG
- the LOC107020912 gene encoding thioredoxin H2-like, producing MGANYSSTWHETHNMPITPQSKRSQVIAFHSSTKWKLHFDSLKNTNKLIVIDFTATWCGPCKYMEPVLNDFAAKYTDVEFVKIDVDELDDVAQEYGVQAMPTFVLIKKGKVVDKIVGADKDGLQKKIQKHKAIYV from the exons ATGGGTGCTAACTACTCATCAACTTGGCATGAGACTCATAATATGCCAATCACACCACAAAGCAAGAGGTCTCAAGTCATTGCTTTTCACTCTTCAACAAAATGGAAGCtccattttgattctttgaaaaatacaaacaaacTG ATTGTTATTGACTTCACAGCTACATGGTGTGGTCCTTGCAAATACATGGAACCAGTTCTCAATGACTTTGCTGCTAAATATACAGACGTTGAGTTTGTCAAGATTGATGTCGATGAGCTGGAT GATGTAGCTCAAGAATATGGGGTTCAAGCAATGCCAACGTTTGTGCTGATAAAGAAGGGCAAGGTAGTTGACAAGATTGTTGGAGCAGACAAGGATGGGCTACAGAAGAAGATTCAGAAACACAAAGCTATCTACGTCTAA